The Streptomyces sp. M92 nucleotide sequence GTCGCCGGACTCGCCGCCGCCGCGCTCATGCTGCTGCCCCTGGTGAACGACGACCGCTCGACGTTCTGCCTGACCGGCGACGCCGACGTGTGCAGCTACACCGCGGACACCTTCACCCTCGCCATCCAGTTCCTGGTCCTCGGCGGCGCCCTGGTGACCGCCCTGCTCTCGGTCACCGCCGTGAAGGACGCCGACCGCGGACTCCCCGAGGGCGAGTACTGGTTCCTGCTGCTCTCCTCCGCGGCCGGCGCCGCGCTCCTGCCCGCCTCCCGCGACCTCGCCACGCTGATCGTCGCCCTGGAGGTCGCCTCCCTCCCCGCCTTCGCACTCGTGGGCCTGCGCCAGGGTGACCGCCGGTCCTCCGAAGCGGCCCTGAAGTTCTTCCTGTCCTCGGTCACCGCGACCGCGGTCAGCCTCATGGGCATCAGCTTCGTGTACGCCTCCACCGGCACCCTCTACCTCACCCAGGTGGCCGAACGCATCCAGGACGTGGACGGACAGCTCACCACGCTCGCCCAGACCGGCGTCGTCCTCACCCTCGTCGGCTTCGCCTTCAAGACGGCCGCCGTACCCTTCCACTTCTGGGTGCCCGACACCTATGTGGGCGCACCCCTGCCGATCGCCGCCTACCTGTCCGTGATCGGCAAGGCGGTCGGCTTCACCGGCCTGATCCTCGTCACGGTCGTCGCCCTCCCGTCCTACGCCGACGTCTGGGGACCGGCCCTTGCCGCCCTGGCAGCGCTCACCATGACCGTCGGCAACGTCGGCGCCCTGCGCCAGCAGGCCACGCGCGCGTACAGCGCGGTACGCCTGCTCGCCTGGTCTTCCG carries:
- a CDS encoding NADH-quinone oxidoreductase subunit N, yielding MSTPAQPLAEALPQSLAQNLVQSVDWLAIAPPTITAVVGLAVLVTDLFVKDARKSLLGWISVAGLAAAALMLLPLVNDDRSTFCLTGDADVCSYTADTFTLAIQFLVLGGALVTALLSVTAVKDADRGLPEGEYWFLLLSSAAGAALLPASRDLATLIVALEVASLPAFALVGLRQGDRRSSEAALKFFLSSVTATAVSLMGISFVYASTGTLYLTQVAERIQDVDGQLTTLAQTGVVLTLVGFAFKTAAVPFHFWVPDTYVGAPLPIAAYLSVIGKAVGFTGLILVTVVALPSYADVWGPALAALAALTMTVGNVGALRQQATRAYSAVRLLAWSSVGQAGYLLVPIAAAAYSDHPERSIGSTVAYALMYAAVNLGAFAVAALVGRTRSLNRVADYRGLYASNPLTALLLAFFLLCLAGLPPGVIGLFAKVTVFSAAVDAGLGWLAVVMAVNVAIALFYYLQWTALLFRAPEEATAGHRVPAPLTAAITVTAVLAVALSGAPQLILRFVGTGLF